The stretch of DNA CCAAAATATTTTAACTGTTTTTTATAACGGAACGAGAATAAAACTCTGGACAAAAACATCATTATTGTTCCGAAAACGAACGCTATCACAACAGAAAGCGGAATAGCTGTAATTATTGCTAACGCTTTGTTTGTATTAATAAACTGACCAACAGTGTCGGCAACTTCGGGATTTTGTCTCATTACCAACAATCCCACTACAACGGCACCGCCCAACAACTCGAATATAATAGAAACAGTGGTAGAGATTGGTAATCCTAAAGAATTGAATGCGTCTAACAGTAAAACGTCGGCGATAATAACCGCCACAAATATTACCATTATATCAGCAAACATAAATTTATCGGGATTAAAGATACCGCTCCTCGCGATCTCCATCATGCCGCTACTAAATGTTGCACCAAAAAAGACACCTAAACTGGCTATTAACATTATTATCCAACCTTTGGTAACTCTGGCGCCGATAGCCGAATTAAGAAAGTTGGTTGCATCATTTGCCACGCCAACAAAGATGTCAACAATGGCTAAAATAAAAAGTACTGTGAGAATGGTTACATAGTACGGATCCATGTCAATAAAATTTAACACAAAAGAAACGAAAACGTAACCGAAATGCAACAAAAATAACAGTTATTTTTTACGAGTTTTGTCTATTAATCATAAAACTCTAAAAATAAAGCAATTAACAATGTGCAATGAACAATTGAAGTACAAGGCTATTTAATATTTATATTCAGCAGTTAGTTGCTGGAGTTCAAAACTATAAACATATAGGTGTCTGTTCTATTCCTTTTTTGGGCTAAAACCCAAAAATATGTGTACCAATCTAATCCACGACTTGAAAGCTGTGGCAATTAATTGATAATCAGTCCACTATATTGTTAATTGTTAATTGTTAATTGCTAATTGCTAATTGCTAATTGCATTATCTGGTAAGGCTAACGCTTACACTTTCGACTTTTCCCCCTAACGGTGGATTCATTTTTCTTATTTTAACTGTAACGTTTGAAATTCTTTCTGGTAACTCTGCATATAGTCTGTTAATAATACGACCTGCGACATTTTCCAATAAATTTGATTTTATTTCCATCTCCTTTTTAATAAGTTCGTAGATTTCTAAATAATTTATCGTATCAGATAGAGAATCAGACCTAATTGCAGGATTACAATCTGTATTAAATTTTAAATCAACTAGAAAGTAGTTGCCCACAACCTTTTCTTCTTTGTAACACCCGTGATAAGCGAAAAACTCCATTTTTTCTAATTCAATTGTGCCCATATCGTATTTTTTTATTGGTTTATTATGTCAAAATTTATTTAAATAGCCTATATTGGATTTTCAAAAATAAGCATGTAAACTAATAAATTTATACATTTGCACAAATAAATTTTAACGCGTAGAAAATATAATTAAACAATAATTGCGATGAATACTAATACCGAACAACCATCAAGCGAAAAGAAAAGCTTAAATTTTATTGAACAGATAGTTGAGGAAGACCTACGAAACGGGAAAAACAATGGAGAAGTTGTAACCCGCTTTCCTCCTGAACCCAATGGCTACCTACACATCGGACACGCAAAATCTATTTGTTTAAACTTTGGACTTGCTCAGAAATATAACGGGAGAACAAATCTTCGATTTGACGACACAAACCCCGAAAAAGAAGACGTCGAGTACGTTAACTCAATAATGGAAGATATTCGCTGGCTTGGATTTCAATGGCATGGCGAGCCTCTATATGCATCGGATTATTTTGAACAACTTTACCAGTGGGCAGAACAGATGATTAAAGATGGTAAAGCATACGTGGACGACCAGTCAGCAGAAGAGATAAGTCGCCAACGGGGAACAGTGACCACACCGGGCATTGAAAGTCCTTTCCGTAAACGTACACCCGAAGAAAACCTTGATTTGTTCAGAAGAATGCGAAATGGAGAGTTTGAAGCTGGTAGTAGAGTTCTACGCGCAAGAATTGATATGGCGTCGCCAAACATGTTGCTACGTGACCCCATTATGTACAGAATTATTCATGCTGAACATCACAGAACAGGAGATAAATGGTGCATATACCCAATGTACGACTGGGCGCATGGAGAATCGGACTATATCGAAGGTATTACACACTCTATTTGTACTTTGGAATTTGATATACATCGCCCACTTTACGAGTGGTTTCTTGAACAGGTTTACGAAGAGGGACGAAAAAAACCACAACAAATTGAGTTTGCTCGCCTAAATCTCAGCTACACCGTAATGAGCAAACGCAAACTGCTTGAGCTTGTGAAAGATAACCACGTTAACGGTTGGGACGATCCCAGAATGCCGACCATTACAGGAATGCGTCGCCGTGGTTATACGCCGGCTTCTATACGCCGTTTTGCTGAAATGGTTGGTGTTGCCAAGCGCGATAATGTGATTGATTACGGATTATTGGAGTTTTGCGTTCGCGAAGATTTGAACAAAACCGCTCCAAGAATTATGGCGGTGTTAGATCCTGTGAAAGTTATAATCACCAATTATCCCGAAGGTAAAACCGAGTATGTGACCACAGAAAACAATCCCGAAGACGATAGCGCAGGCACACGCCAAATGCCTTTTAGCAGAGAGTTGTACATCGAACGTGGCGATTTTATGGAAAATCCACCTAAGAAGTTCTTCCGTCTCTCAATCGGAAATGAGGTAAGATTAAAATCGGCGTATATTATTAAGGCTGAAAAGATTGTAAAAGACAGCAATGGGGAAATAATTGAAATTCATTGCACCTACGATACCGATAGTCGCAGTGGGTCGGGAACAGAAGCAAGCCAACGTAAAGTTAAATCTACAATTCACTGGGTTTCAGCCCCACACGCTATTGATGCAGAAGTAAGACTTTACGACCGACTATTCTCAGACCCTGCACCCGATAGCCACGAAGATCGTGACTTTAAGGAGTTTATGAATCCCGATTCACTTAAAATAATTAATAATTGCAAGATTGAGCCTGCTTATAGTAACCTTAAACCTGAAACACACGTTCAATTCCAACGAATGGGCTATTTCGTTACTGACAGATATGATTCAAAAGAGAATTCCCTTGTTTTCAACAGAATAGTATCTTTAAGAGACGAGTGGGAAAAATTAAGCAGACAGTAATAAACCAATACAGATAGCTGCTGGATACTGCAGATTACGATGAACTTTGGCTTTATAATAAATGCTCTTGGGAAGATAGCCATAATAATTGGCTTATTTATGGCAACTTCTTTTGCATGGGTTGTTTATTATGGTGAGTATCACGTGGTTAAACCCCTGCTGATTTCGTCACTATTGCCAATCGTTCTGGGAATTGTTATGGTGTTGTTTACACGCCACCGCAAAAAAAATGTGAATATGCCCGATAGATATTTAATAGTATCTGTGGCATGGCTATATATAGGAGTTATTGGAGCTTTGCCTTTTTTTATTTCAGGTTATATTCCAAATTTTGTTGATGCTTTCTTTGAATCTGTTTCCGGATTTACGACAACTGGCTGTACAATTTTAACAGATATTGAAGCGCTGCCATATTCACTGCTTTTTTGGCGTAGTTTAACGCACTGGATTGGTGGAATGGGAATTATAGTATTAGTGATTGCAGTATTCCCTATGTTTAAAGTATCTGGTTATCAGATATTTTCACTCGAAGCATCAGGTTTGTTAAACCAAAAGCTAAAACCACGTACAACTGATATTGCTAAGTTACTGTGGATTATATACATATCTATTACAGCTATTCTTGTTGTGCTGTTGTTAATAGGTGGCATGAACTTGTTCGAAAGCCTATGTCACGCCTTCGGAACACTTGGAACGGGCGGTTTTTCAACTAAAAATGCAAGTATTACAAACTATTCAAGCTTTATTCAATACACAATTGCGATATTTATGGTACTGTCGGGTGCTAACTTTACTTTGTATTATTCTCTTTTTAAAGGCGATTTTAAACGTATTTTTAACAACTCGGAATTAAAATTTTATTTATTGATAATAGGTTTTGTTACACTGACAATAACCCTTGTTCTGTTTTTTAAAAACAATTTGGGATTAGAAAACTCTTTTCGCCATTCGTTTTTTCAAGTGGCATCAATAATCACCACAACTGGCTATGCAACAGCCGATTATCTACAATGGCCCACACAGGCATGGATTCTTTTGTTCTTACTCCTTTTCGTAGGAGGCTGTGTAGGCTCTACATCAGGCGGGATAAAAGTAATACGACATTTGGTTGTGTTAAAATATTTAAGAAAGCACGTATCGAACTTGATTCATCCAAATGCTTTGGTTTCGGTAAAAATCAATAAAAAAACAGTACACGATCACCAGGCACAAGCGGTTATTATGTTTATAATGCTTTACCTTACTATTTTTGCGGCAGGGTATGTAATTATGTCAATTTTAGGGTTAGATATGCAAACATCATTAGGCTCTGTTGCAGCATGTTTGGGTTGTGTCGGACCCGGAATAGGCACGGTTGGACCCGCTGCTAACTTT from Bacteroidales bacterium encodes:
- the folB gene encoding dihydroneopterin aldolase: MGTIELEKMEFFAYHGCYKEEKVVGNYFLVDLKFNTDCNPAIRSDSLSDTINYLEIYELIKKEMEIKSNLLENVAGRIINRLYAELPERISNVTVKIRKMNPPLGGKVESVSVSLTR
- a CDS encoding glutamine--tRNA ligase/YqeY domain fusion protein; translated protein: MNTNTEQPSSEKKSLNFIEQIVEEDLRNGKNNGEVVTRFPPEPNGYLHIGHAKSICLNFGLAQKYNGRTNLRFDDTNPEKEDVEYVNSIMEDIRWLGFQWHGEPLYASDYFEQLYQWAEQMIKDGKAYVDDQSAEEISRQRGTVTTPGIESPFRKRTPEENLDLFRRMRNGEFEAGSRVLRARIDMASPNMLLRDPIMYRIIHAEHHRTGDKWCIYPMYDWAHGESDYIEGITHSICTLEFDIHRPLYEWFLEQVYEEGRKKPQQIEFARLNLSYTVMSKRKLLELVKDNHVNGWDDPRMPTITGMRRRGYTPASIRRFAEMVGVAKRDNVIDYGLLEFCVREDLNKTAPRIMAVLDPVKVIITNYPEGKTEYVTTENNPEDDSAGTRQMPFSRELYIERGDFMENPPKKFFRLSIGNEVRLKSAYIIKAEKIVKDSNGEIIEIHCTYDTDSRSGSGTEASQRKVKSTIHWVSAPHAIDAEVRLYDRLFSDPAPDSHEDRDFKEFMNPDSLKIINNCKIEPAYSNLKPETHVQFQRMGYFVTDRYDSKENSLVFNRIVSLRDEWEKLSRQ
- a CDS encoding TrkH family potassium uptake protein, which codes for MNFGFIINALGKIAIIIGLFMATSFAWVVYYGEYHVVKPLLISSLLPIVLGIVMVLFTRHRKKNVNMPDRYLIVSVAWLYIGVIGALPFFISGYIPNFVDAFFESVSGFTTTGCTILTDIEALPYSLLFWRSLTHWIGGMGIIVLVIAVFPMFKVSGYQIFSLEASGLLNQKLKPRTTDIAKLLWIIYISITAILVVLLLIGGMNLFESLCHAFGTLGTGGFSTKNASITNYSSFIQYTIAIFMVLSGANFTLYYSLFKGDFKRIFNNSELKFYLLIIGFVTLTITLVLFFKNNLGLENSFRHSFFQVASIITTTGYATADYLQWPTQAWILLFLLLFVGGCVGSTSGGIKVIRHLVVLKYLRKHVSNLIHPNALVSVKINKKTVHDHQAQAVIMFIMLYLTIFAAGYVIMSILGLDMQTSLGSVAACLGCVGPGIGTVGPAANFFHIPEFGKITLSILMIVGRLELFTFMIILMPSFWRSN